One segment of Tenrec ecaudatus isolate mTenEca1 chromosome 1, mTenEca1.hap1, whole genome shotgun sequence DNA contains the following:
- the LOC142437411 gene encoding left-right determination factor 2-like: MWLLCLCWAVWALPLTSPAAALSEEQIRDSLLQQLHLSEVPVLDKAAVEELVIPAHVRAQYVSLLQRSHRVLSRGKRFSQKFQEVTGRLLASEASRDLLVFGMEQRLPPDSELVQAVLRLFQEPVPRTALHRQERLFPRSARARVSVEWLRVRDDGANRTSLIDSRLVSLHDSGWKAFDVTEAVSLWQQLSRPRQPLLLQVSVQREHLGPLASDAHRLVRFASQAAGGSGPREPQLELHTLDLKAYGAQGDCEAEAPATQGTRCCRQELYIDLQGMKWAENWVLEPPGFLAYECVGSCQQSQESLPFQWPFLGPRQCIASETASLPLIVSIQEGGRARPHVVSLPNMRVQKCSCASDGAPVPRELEP; encoded by the exons ATGTGGTTGCTGTGCCTCTGCTGGGCAGTGTGGGCGCTGCCCCTGACCAGCCCCGCAGCCGCCCTGAGCGAGGAGCAGATCCGGGACAGCCTGCTGCAGCAGCTGCACCTCAGCGAGGTGCCTGTGCTGGACAAGGCGGCCGTGGAGGAGCTGGTCATCCCTGCCCACGTCAGGGCCCAGTACGTGTCCCTGCTGCAGCGCAGCCACAGGGTCCTCTCTCGAGGGAAGAGgttcagccagaaattccaag AGGTGACCGGCAGGCTCCTGGCGTCTGAGGCCTCCCGGGACCTGCTGGTGTTCGGCATGGAGCAGCGGCTGCCGCCCGACAGTGAGCTGGTGCAGGCGGTGCTGCGGCTCTTCCAGGAGCCGGTCCCCAGGACGGCGCTCCACAGGCAGGAGCGGCTCTTCCCGCGCAGCGCCCGGGCCCGGGTCAGCGTCGAGTGGCTGCGCGTGCGCGACGATGGCGCCAACCGCACGTCGCTCATCGACTCCAG GCTGGTGTCCCTCCACGACAGCGGCTGGAAGGCCTTCGACGTGACCGAGGCGGTGAGCCTCTGGCAGCAGCTGAGCCGCCCGCGACAGCCGCTGCTGCTGCAGGTGTCGGTGCAGCGCGAGCACCTGGGCCCGCTGGCCTCGGACgcgcacaggctggtgcgcttcgcCTCGCAGGCGGCGGGGGGCTCGGGGCCGCGTGAGCCCCAGCTGGAGCTGCACACCCTGGACCTCAAGGCCTACGG ggCTCAGGGGGACTGCGAAGCTGAGGCACCAGCCACCCAGGGCACCCGTTGCTGCCGCCAGGAGCTGTACATCGACCTGCAGGGGATGAAGTGGGCCGAGAACTGGGTCCTGGAGCCCCCGGGCTTCCTGGCCTACGAGTGCGTGGGCTCGTGCCAGCAGTCCCAGGAGTCCCTGCCCTTCCAGTGGCCGTTTCTGGGGCCGCGGCAGTGCATTGCTTCGGAGACGGCCTCGCTGCCGCTGATTGTCAGCatccaggagggaggcagggccaGGCCCCACGTGGTGAGCCTGCCCAACATGAGGGTACAGAAGTGCAGCTGCGCCTCGGACGGGGCGCCCGTGCCCAGGGAGCTGGAGCCGTAG